The Pararge aegeria chromosome 8, ilParAegt1.1, whole genome shotgun sequence genome window below encodes:
- the LOC120625916 gene encoding uncharacterized protein LOC120625916 isoform X2, producing MKCFVPVCENSSTISQGITFHRFPTDDRTRATWLQALGKQGSCLASGEVVCSQHFLTEDFIETRSGLKKLRRGASPFVINKLGLLNVNQKSKEVNQQAEMDGVYKVTTNVEMKNEKPDDSLLSVDIGVLVKQEPLDQALMDTYDNIYDSQFDVVKEEVTSNSSGMEIIYNSEYDVNSDVPYNLSFKEEITELVEESESPEHSSFSDLSARHSYMMTYVKVEHLDSFTSLPADCALAHVLHNVFKGVWTLLTYTWPACWTNRTERHATKQFSVPTHLREVRKTRVLMKPRH from the exons ATGAAGTGCTTCGTGCCTGTTTGTGAGAATAGCTCAACAATATCTCAGGGGATTACTTTTCACAG GTTTCCTACTGATGATAGAACCCGTGCAACCTGGCTTCAAGCTCTTGGTAAACAAGGGTCTTGCTTGGCAAGTGGTGAAGTAGTTTGCTCACAACATTTCCTAACTGAGGATTTCATTGAAACAAGgagtggattaaaaaaactgCGACGTGGAGCTTCTccttttgtaattaataaattaggttTATTGAATGTTAATCAGAAATCTAAAGAAGTAAACCAACAAGCAGAAATGGATGGTGTTTATAAGGTTACAACCAAtgttgaaatgaaaaatgagAAACCAGATGATTCTTTGCTATCGGTAGACATTGGAGTACTCGTAAAGCAGGAACCTTTAGATCAAGCCTTGATGGATACCTATGACAACATCTATGACTCACAGTTTGATGTTGTTAAGGAGGAGGTAACTAGCAACAGTTCTGGAatggaaattatatataatagtgaATATGATGTTAACTCAGATGTACCATATAATTTAAGCTTCAAAGAAGAAATTACCGAATTAGTAGAAGAATCAGAGTCACCGGAACATTCTTCATTTTCAGATTTATCTGCAAGACATAGTTATATGATGACATATGTTAAA GTGGAGCATTTAGACTCCTTCACAAGCTTACCTGCAGATTGCGCTCTAGCACATG ttctccataacgttttcaaaggcgtgtggactCTACTAACgtacacttggccagcgtgttggacaaACCGTACCGAAAGACATGccaccaagcaatttagcgtaccg ACACACCTTCGCGAAGTACGGAAGACACGAGTCTTAATGAAGCCTCGGCattga
- the LOC120625934 gene encoding high mobility group protein HMG-I/HMG-Y-like, with translation MSDDGSTVVEKKGRGRPKSNGTQSETKGDSKKRGRPPAAAAKTKESKNSSDDEQAPAVKRGRGRPKGSKKKMAASKAKSASGEGRGRGRPRKDVAPPKKDAATSEEDQEDEEEEEGSDQ, from the exons aTGTCTGATGATGGATCCACTGTGGTAGAGAAGAAAGGACGCGGTAGACCTAAGTCTAATGGTACACAATCG GAAACTAAAGGAGATTCTAAGAAGAGAGGTAGACCTCCAGCGGCTGCAGCTAAGACTAAGGAGTCCAAGAATTCATCTGATGATGAACAGGCACCGGCCGTTAAAAGAGGAAGGGGCAGACCTAAGGGTTCCAAGAAAAAGATGGCAGCTTCTAAAGCAAAG AGTGCTTCTGGTGAAGGACGAGGTCGCGGCAGACCACGTAAGGATGTAGCTCCACCCAAGAAAGATGCAGCAACATCTGAAGAAGAccaagaagatgaagaagaggAAGAGGGCTCTGACCAGTAA
- the LOC120625916 gene encoding zinc finger protein 567-like isoform X1 has protein sequence MKCFVPVCENSSTISQGITFHRFPTDDRTRATWLQALGKQGSCLASGEVVCSQHFLTEDFIETRSGLKKLRRGASPFVINKLGLLNVNQKSKEVNQQAEMDGVYKVTTNVEMKNEKPDDSLLSVDIGVLVKQEPLDQALMDTYDNIYDSQFDVVKEEVTSNSSGMEIIYNSEYDVNSDVPYNLSFKEEITELVEESESPEHSSFSDLSARHSYMMTYVKVEHLDSFTSLPADCALAHDTPSRSTEDTSLNEASALKENILNGQKKRKLKKVKNGVQSENGFLVTPNKNIELSYCKLCSYKSISKANLERHMNKHSSKTMSLTCEICEYKFTTRGNLHRHMRNHSGEKPFSCNICGYKFFWKFRLDFHMKSHTGEKGFSCYICQNKFTTKSNLMVHVKKHTGEKPFSCDICDKKYLTKGSIVVHMRNHTGEKPFSCGICKNRFTTKNSLMYHMSSHSGDRPYSCIHCEKNYITKGTLTAHMRNHTRQKAFSCDLCNYKSVFKSYLVTHMKSHSDSDFM, from the exons ATGAAGTGCTTCGTGCCTGTTTGTGAGAATAGCTCAACAATATCTCAGGGGATTACTTTTCACAG GTTTCCTACTGATGATAGAACCCGTGCAACCTGGCTTCAAGCTCTTGGTAAACAAGGGTCTTGCTTGGCAAGTGGTGAAGTAGTTTGCTCACAACATTTCCTAACTGAGGATTTCATTGAAACAAGgagtggattaaaaaaactgCGACGTGGAGCTTCTccttttgtaattaataaattaggttTATTGAATGTTAATCAGAAATCTAAAGAAGTAAACCAACAAGCAGAAATGGATGGTGTTTATAAGGTTACAACCAAtgttgaaatgaaaaatgagAAACCAGATGATTCTTTGCTATCGGTAGACATTGGAGTACTCGTAAAGCAGGAACCTTTAGATCAAGCCTTGATGGATACCTATGACAACATCTATGACTCACAGTTTGATGTTGTTAAGGAGGAGGTAACTAGCAACAGTTCTGGAatggaaattatatataatagtgaATATGATGTTAACTCAGATGTACCATATAATTTAAGCTTCAAAGAAGAAATTACCGAATTAGTAGAAGAATCAGAGTCACCGGAACATTCTTCATTTTCAGATTTATCTGCAAGACATAGTTATATGATGACATATGTTAAA GTGGAGCATTTAGACTCCTTCACAAGCTTACCTGCAGATTGCGCTCTAGCACATG ACACACCTTCGCGAAGTACGGAAGACACGAGTCTTAATGAAGCCTCGGCattgaaagaaaatatcttgAACGgacagaaaaaaagaaaattaaaaaaagtcaaaaatggTGTACAATCAGAGAACGGTTTTTTAGTGACTCCCAACAAGAACATTGAGCTATCCTATTGTAAGCTTTGCTCATATAAGAGTATTTCTAAGGCAAACTTAGAGAGGCACATGAATAAACATAGCAGCAAGACCATGTCCTTAACATGTGAAATTTGCGAATACAAGTTTACGACAAGAGGTAATTTACATAGGCACATGAGAAATCACTCCGGCGAGAAGCCTTTCTCTTGTAATATTTGCGGTTATAAGTTTTTCTGGAAGTTCCGGTTAGACTTTCACATGAAATCTCACACAGGTGAGAAAGGTTTTTCATGTTATATATGCCAAAATAAGTTCACAACTAAGAGTAATTTAATGGTGCATGTAAAAAAACACACTGGTGAAAAACCTTTCTCATGTGATATTTgtgataagaaatatttaaccaaGGGTAGCATAGTTGTTCACATGAGAAACCACACTGGTGAGAAACCATTTTCATGTGGTATTTGCAAAAACAGgtttacaacaaaaaatagtttaatgTATCACATGAGTTCCCACTCTGGTGATAGACCTTATTCTTGTATTCATTGTGAAAAGAACTACATAACGAAAGGTACTTTAACGGCTCACATGAGAAATCACACTCGTCAGAAAGCCTTTTCTTGTGATTTGTGTAActataaaagtgtttttaaaagttatttagtaACGCACATGAAGAGTCACTCTGATTCAGATTTCATGTAA
- the LOC120626090 gene encoding NADH-cytochrome b5 reductase-like gives MKPPVEPSKEDCCNSGCNPCIFDVYDNQIKLYEKYQEEGCNSYNNADNGISQLEYKIFYLLDIVQLSNTQKILFFQKPNHDQGPKVWWRPGDHFLLKYTSENNASCTRAYTPIKLKVSGGCYKDYDFLIVVRKYSNGLVSNYLFNMTIGQQTLWRGPYGSYNLQSQKYSRIIMIAQGTGIAPFISIIQNILSNEEDLTRIVLFYCCKDINEILFRNELYEFNSYWNFSYKIFLSNTPSESTLTKKYNEPLVNNKFNVIELDYFKPNFNDQYLLCGSIKFMKEYEVVLKNGIYSDSIILF, from the coding sequence ATGAAGCCTCCTGTTGAGCCATCAAAAGAGGATTGCTGTAACAGCGGTTGTAATCCATGTATATTCGATGTGTATGataaccaaattaaattatacgAAAAATATCAAGAAGAAGGTTGTAATTCATACAATAACGCAGATAATGGTATTTCACAACTTGAATACAAGATATTTTATCTCCTTGATATTGTTCAACTAAGTAACAcacaaaaaatccttttttttcaaAAGCCGAATCATGATCAAGGTCCAAAAGTATGGTGGAGACCTGGTGATCATTTTCTTCTCAAATACACTTCAGAGAATAATGCGTCGTGTACCAGAGCATATACacctattaaattaaaagtgagTGGCGGTTGTTATAAAGATTATGATTTCCTTATTGTAGTACGAAAATACAGCAATGGATTAGTTTCAAATTATCTGTTCAACATGACCATTGGGCAGCAAACGCTATGGCGAGGTCCATATGGTTCTTACAATTTACAATCTCAAAAATATAGTAGAATTATAATGATTGCGCAAGGGACAGGCATTGCACCTTTTATATCTATTATCCAGAACATATTAAGCAATGAAGAAGACCTCACtagaatagttttattttactgttgtaaagatattaatgaaattttatttagaaatgaGTTGTATGAATTTAATTCTTATTGGAACTTCTCGTATAAAATTTTTCTGAGTAATACACCAAGTGAGAGCACATTGACTAAGAAATACAATGAACCATTGGTAAATAACAAATTCAATGTGATAGAACTAGATTATTTTAAACCAAATTTCAATGATCAATATTTGCTTTGTGGCTCAATAAAGTTTATGAAAGAATATGAAGTTGTTTTGAAAAATGGAATTTATTCTGATAGTATAATTTTGTTCTAA